One Danio rerio strain Tuebingen ecotype United States chromosome 22, GRCz12tu, whole genome shotgun sequence genomic window carries:
- the b3galt2 gene encoding beta-1,3-galactosyltransferase 2 isoform X1 encodes MQWRRRHCCPIKMTWNVKRSLFRTHVAGLLSLASLFALFLIYCHQDLLQGRSWLRDNPLVYTMRGLRPHKERAKGNQSTLRSLWKDNTYVLPKPSVNFNFSSHQAEITARGIVGLEISPSSNNSNTIGNTKSLHREMGVGGRLAAQPYHWLLNEPYKCNESSPFLVLLIAAEPRQLEARNAIRQTWGNESVAMGYGFVRLFLLGRIPNAYPQSSVDEESLQHHDIIQQDFLDTYYNLTIKTLMGMSWVARYCPHARYVMKTDSDMFVNTEYLIQKLLKPNTAPRQNYFTGYLMRGYAPNRNKDSKWYMPPELYSSERYPIFCSGTGYVFSGDMAAKIYNASLSIRRLHLEDVYVGICLAKLRIDPVPPPNEFLFNHWRVSYSSCKYSHLITSHQFQPNELMKYWNHLQSNKHNPCLNMAKDRSGRPRHRKLQWEGLR; translated from the coding sequence ATGCAGTGGCGTCGGCGACACTGCTGCCCCATCAAGATGACCTGGAATGTCAAGCGGTCACTCTTCCGCACACATGTAGCAGGCCTTCTCTCGCTGGCCTCCCTCTTCGCCCTCTTTCTCATCTACTGCCATCAGGATTTGCTGCAGGGCCGGAGTTGGTTGCGAGACAACCCCTTGGTGTACACCATGCGGGGTTTGCGTCCCCACAAGGAGCGTGCAAAGGGAAACCAAAGCACACTGAGAAGCCTCTGGAAAGACAATACTTATGTGCTCCCCAAACCATCTGTTAACTTCAATTTCAGTTCTCACCAGGCTGAGATCACAGCCCGAGGGATTGTTGGATTGGAGATCTCGCCGAGCAGCAACAACTCGAACACCATCGGCAACACAAAGAGCTTGCACAGGGAAATGGGAGTGGGAGGGCGTCTGGCAGCCCAGCCTTATCACTGGCTGCTCAATGAGCCCTACAAATGCAACGAAAGCAGTCCCTTTCTGGTTCTGCTAATTGCTGCCGAGCCAAGGCAGTTGGAGGCGAGGAACGCCATCAGACAGACCTGGGGCAACGAGAGCGTGGCCATGGGTTATGGCTTCGTGCGGCTCTTTCTGCTGGGAAGGATACCTAACGCATATCCTCAGAGCTCTGTTGATGAGGAGAGCTTACAGCACCATGACATCATCCAGCAGGACTTCTTGGACACCTATTACAACCTTACTATTAAGACGCTAATGGGCATGAGCTGGGTTGCTCGCTATTGCCCTCACGCTCGTTATGTCATGAAGACGGACAGCGACATGTTTGTCAACACCGAATATCTTATCCAAAAGCTGCTAAAGCCAAACACGGCACCTCGACAGAATTACTTCACAGGCTACCTAATGAGAGGCTACGCTCCCAACCGCAACAAGGACAGTAAGTGGTACATGCCACCAGAGCTGTATTCCAGTGAGAGATACCCTATCTTTTGCTCCGGGACAGGTTATGTGTTCTCGGGGGACATGGCAGCGAAAATCTACAATGCCTCATTGAGTATCCGTCGCCTTCACCTGGAGGATGTGTATGTAGGAATCTGCCTGGCGAAGCTGCGCATCGACCCAGTGCCACCACCAAACGAGTTTCTCTTCAACCACTGGAGAGTGTCTTACTCCAGCTGCAAATACAGTCACCTGATCACCTCTCACCAGTTCCAGCCCAACGAACTCATGAAATACTGGAATCACTTGCAAAGCAACAAGCACAATCCTTGCCTTAACATGGCCAAGGATAGGAGCGGGCGTCCGCGCCATAGGAAACTGCAGTGGGAAGGTCTACGGTGA
- the b3galt2 gene encoding beta-1,3-galactosyltransferase 2 (The RefSeq protein has 1 substitution compared to this genomic sequence), giving the protein MQWRRRHCCPIKMTWNVKRSLFRTHVAGLLSLASLFALFLIYCHQDLLQGRSWLRDNPLVYTMRGLRPHKERAKGNQSTLRSLWKDNTYVLPKPSVNFNFSSHQAEITARGIVGLEISPSSNNSNTIGNTKSLHREMGVGGRLAAQPYHWLLNEPYKCNESSPFLVLLIAAEPRQLEARNAIRQTWGNESVAMGYGFVRLFLLGRIPNAYPQSSVDEESLQHHDIIQQDFLDTYYNLTIKTLMGMSWVARYCPHARYVMKTDSDMFVNTEYLIQKLLKPNTAPRQNYFTGYLMRGYAPNRNKDSKWYMPPELYSIERYPIFCSGTGYVFSGDMAAKIYNASLSIRRLHLEDVYVGICLAKLRIDPVPPPNEFLFNHWRVSYSSCKYSHLITSHQFQPNELMKYWNHLQSNKHNPCLNMAKDRSGRPRHRKLQWEGLR; this is encoded by the coding sequence ATGCAGTGGCGTCGGCGACACTGCTGCCCCATCAAGATGACCTGGAATGTCAAGCGGTCACTCTTCCGCACACATGTAGCAGGCCTTCTCTCGCTGGCCTCCCTCTTCGCCCTCTTTCTCATCTACTGCCATCAGGATTTGCTGCAGGGCCGGAGTTGGTTGCGAGACAACCCCTTGGTGTACACCATGCGGGGTTTGCGTCCCCACAAGGAGCGTGCAAAGGGAAACCAAAGCACACTGAGAAGCCTCTGGAAAGACAATACTTATGTGCTCCCCAAACCATCTGTTAACTTCAATTTCAGTTCTCACCAGGCTGAGATCACAGCCCGAGGGATTGTTGGATTGGAGATCTCGCCGAGCAGCAACAACTCGAACACCATCGGCAACACAAAGAGCTTGCACAGGGAAATGGGAGTGGGAGGGCGTCTGGCAGCCCAGCCTTATCACTGGCTGCTCAATGAGCCCTACAAATGCAACGAAAGCAGTCCCTTTCTGGTTCTGCTAATTGCTGCCGAGCCAAGGCAGTTGGAGGCGAGGAACGCCATCAGACAGACCTGGGGCAACGAGAGCGTGGCCATGGGTTATGGCTTCGTGCGGCTCTTTCTGCTGGGAAGGATACCTAACGCATATCCTCAGAGCTCTGTTGATGAGGAGAGCTTACAGCACCATGACATCATCCAGCAGGACTTCTTGGACACCTATTACAACCTTACTATTAAGACGCTAATGGGCATGAGCTGGGTTGCTCGCTATTGCCCTCACGCTCGTTATGTCATGAAGACGGACAGCGACATGTTTGTCAACACCGAATATCTTATCCAAAAGCTGCTAAAGCCAAACACGGCACCTCGACAGAATTACTTCACAGGCTACCTAATGAGAGGCTACGCTCCCAACCGCAACAAGGACAGTAAGTGGTACATGCCACCAGAGCTGTATTCCAGTGAGAGATACCCTATCTTTTGCTCCGGGACAGGTTATGTGTTCTCGGGGGACATGGCAGCGAAAATCTACAATGCCTCATTGAGTATCCGTCGCCTTCACCTGGAGGATGTGTATGTAGGAATCTGCCTGGCGAAGCTGCGCATCGACCCAGTGCCACCACCAAACGAGTTTCTCTTCAACCACTGGAGAGTGTCTTACTCCAGCTGCAAATACAGTCACCTGATCACCTCTCACCAGTTCCAGCCCAACGAACTCATGAAATACTGGAATCACTTGCAAAGCAACAAGCACAATCCTTGCCTTAACATGGCCAAGGATAGGAGCGGGCGTCCGCGCCATAGGAAACTGCAGTGGGAAGGTCTACGGTGA